A portion of the Camelus ferus isolate YT-003-E chromosome 16, BCGSAC_Cfer_1.0, whole genome shotgun sequence genome contains these proteins:
- the ZFP3 gene encoding zinc finger protein 3 homolog, with amino-acid sequence MGTENKEVIPKEEISEDSEPHGAILDKLPKVVYQGHEFGAAGEEDTLEGCSRESSEEILEPTSPEERDFASGLIIFKKSPTSEKDQESSESRRGCRPSLNLPAHRGEAAAEALGMFAASGQHFAESLGLNKTHRGSVGEKPHTCKECGKAFNQNSHLIQHMRVHSGEKPFECKECGKTFGTNSSLRRHLRIHAGEKPFACNECGKAFIQSSHLIHHHRIHTGERPYKCEECGKAFSQNSALILHQRIHTGEKPYECNECGKTFRVSSQLIQHQRIHTEERYHECNECGKAFKHSSGLIRHQKIHTGEKPYLCNECGKGFGQSSELIRHQRIHTGDKPYECNECGKTFGQNSEIIRHIRIHTGEKPYVCKECGKAFRGNSELLRHERIHTGEKPYECFECGKAFRRTSHLIVHQRIHTGEKPHQCNECARTFWDNSELLLHQKIHVGEKPYECSECEKTFSQHSQLIIHQRIHTGEKPYECQECQKTFSRSSHLLRHQSVHCME; translated from the coding sequence ATGGGGACTGAGAACAAGGAGGTAATTCCCAAGGAAGAAATTTCTGAAGACTCTGAGCCCCATGGGGCCATATTAGACAAACTTCCAAAGGTGGTTTACCAGGGTCACGAGTTTGGAGCAGCAGGTGAAGAAGACACGTTGGAGGGGTGTTCCAGAGAGTCCTCAGAAGAGATATTGGAGCCGACGTCTCCTGAGGAGAGAGACTTTGCATCAGGGTTGATTATCTTTAAGAAATCACCCACAAGTGAGAAAGACCAGGAGAGTAGTGAGAGCAGGAGAGGCTGCAGGCCCAGCCTGAACCTGCCAGCGCATCGCGGGGAGGCTGCAGCAGAGGCGCTGGGCATGTTCGCTGCTTCTGGCCAGCACTTCGCAGAGAGTTTAGGACTTAACAAAACACATAGAGGTTCTGTGGGAGAGAAGCCTCATACTtgtaaagaatgtgggaaagcctttaatCAGAATTCACATCTTATTCAGCATATGAGAGTTCACAGCGGAGAGAAACCCTTTGAGTGCAAAGAGTGTGGAAAAACATTCGGAACTAACTCAAGCCTTCGAAGGCACCTAAGAATTCACGCTGGAGAGAAGCCCTTTGCCTGTAATGAATGTGGAAAGGCCTTCATTCAGAGTTCACATCTCATCCACCACCatagaattcatactggagagagaCCTTATAAATGTGAAGAATGTGGTAAAGCCTTCAGTCAGAATTCAGCCCTTATTCTacatcagagaatccacactggggagaaaccgtatgaatgtaatgaatgtgggaagaCCTTTAGGGTGAGCTCACAGCTGATTcagcatcagagaattcatactgagGAAAGGTATCATGAATGCAACGAGTGTGGCAAAGCCTTCAAGCATAGCTCAGGCCTTATTAGACACCAGAAAATTCATACTGGAGAAAAGCCCTATCtgtgtaatgaatgtgggaaaggcTTTGGTCAGAGTTCTGAGCTCATCCGGCATCAAAGAATTCATACAGGAGACAAGCCGTAcgaatgtaatgaatgtgggaaaactTTTGGCCAAAACTCAGAGATTATTAGACATATTAgaattcatactggtgagaaGCCCTATGtttgtaaggaatgtgggaaggcctttaggGGAAACTCAGAACTTCTTAGACACgagagaattcacactggagagaaaccctacgaGTGCTTCGAGTGTGGAAAGGCTTTTAGGCGGACCTCTCACCTTATTGTCCaccagagaattcacactggagagaaacctcaTCAGTGTAATGAATGTGCCAGAACCTTTTGGGATAACTCTGAGCTGCTTCTCCACCAGAAAATTCACgttggagagaaaccttatgaatgtagTGAGTGTGAGAAGACCTTCAGCCAGCATTCCCAACTTATCATCCATCAGAggattcacactggagagaagccttaCGAGTGCCAAGAGTGTCAGAAGACCTTCAGTCGGAGCTCTCACCTCCTCCGACATCAAAGTGTTCACTGTATGGAAtga